From the Flavimarina sp. Hel_I_48 genome, one window contains:
- a CDS encoding restriction endonuclease subunit S, translating into MVTLSNYIEIVGGGTPSKNNESYWNGNIPWVSVKDLKEEFLNSSKDYITEEGLKNSSSKLIVKDTLLIATRMAIGKVTFAKIDVAINQDLKAIYCKSGLDKKYLFYFLKSKKDYFESVSSGATVKGIKLNHISDISLTLPPLKTQQKIAAILDEADKLRQLDKQLLKKYEDLGQSLFLDMFGDPGSNKKCWKYVSLEKVIVDGPTNGLYKPSKDYGSGNLIIRIDAFNNDYIDTTALKRVRVSKTELKRYLIKPGDFVINRVNSPSHLGKCGLVQDISEEIVYESNMMRVAFNQNKVNNQYMLMILSSKFMKNQILSSSKDAVNQSSINQKDVKSFVIPIPPIEIQNKYGNILNEIDKEKKIVDNSLKESENLFNSLLQKAFKGELV; encoded by the coding sequence ATGGTGACTTTATCAAATTATATTGAAATAGTTGGAGGAGGAACTCCTAGCAAGAATAATGAGTCTTACTGGAATGGAAATATCCCTTGGGTTAGTGTAAAAGACTTAAAAGAGGAATTTTTGAACAGTTCTAAAGATTATATCACAGAAGAAGGCTTAAAAAATAGTAGTTCAAAACTTATAGTAAAGGACACATTGTTGATCGCAACTCGAATGGCTATTGGTAAAGTTACTTTTGCAAAAATAGATGTTGCTATAAATCAGGATTTAAAAGCTATTTATTGTAAATCTGGATTGGATAAAAAATATCTTTTCTATTTTCTAAAGTCTAAGAAGGATTATTTTGAATCGGTTTCTAGTGGGGCCACAGTAAAAGGGATAAAGCTTAATCATATTTCAGATATATCGTTAACACTCCCTCCCCTAAAAACCCAACAAAAAATTGCGGCTATTTTAGATGAAGCAGACAAACTACGCCAGCTTGATAAGCAACTCCTTAAAAAGTACGAGGATCTGGGGCAGAGTTTGTTTTTGGATATGTTTGGGGATCCGGGATCTAATAAGAAATGTTGGAAATATGTTAGTTTGGAAAAGGTTATAGTCGATGGTCCTACAAACGGATTGTATAAGCCATCTAAAGATTATGGATCTGGTAATTTAATCATTAGAATTGATGCCTTTAATAATGATTACATAGACACAACAGCATTAAAAAGGGTTAGAGTTTCTAAAACTGAATTAAAAAGATATCTTATTAAGCCAGGGGATTTTGTAATAAATAGGGTTAATAGTCCGAGTCATTTGGGGAAATGTGGTTTAGTTCAAGATATTTCGGAAGAAATTGTTTACGAATCTAATATGATGAGGGTAGCTTTCAATCAGAATAAAGTTAATAATCAGTATATGTTAATGATATTAAGTTCGAAATTTATGAAGAATCAAATTCTTAGTTCTTCTAAAGATGCCGTAAATCAATCTAGTATTAATCAGAAAGATGTGAAGTCATTTGTCATTCCAATACCTCCAATTGAAATTCAAAATAAATACGGGAATATTTTAAATGAAATTGATAAGGAAAAAAAAATAGTAGATAATTCTTTAAAAGAAAGTGAAAATTTATTTAATAGCCTCTTACAAAAAGCTTTTAAAGGAGAACTGGTATGA